The following proteins come from a genomic window of Chryseobacterium glaciei:
- a CDS encoding ATP-binding protein has product MSSFALFIIVLIYLALLFLVAHLAEKKKSKVWINNPYIYALSLAVYCTAWTYYGSIGVAATSGLNYLPIYIGPIIVIPAWIYINTRIVRISRVNKISSLADFISLRYGNSRSFSAIITIVCLLAIVPYIGLQIKAISETFHLVTETPMSKNILTDNATFVVVLIALFSSYYGTKYVDASEKRLGIISAIALESFLKLFFIIILGLFVIYYAFDGFSDIYEKASKFEDFKAKNTFNGIEGAMNWMVLCLISGTAICILPRQFHTSIIENRQEKHIKTTIWFFPLYLLIFTIFIFPIAWGGRLIFDGQNVNPEFYSILIPQHFDNTLITVFVFLGGLSSCISMIIISAITLSIMLSNNLIIPYSLLGKFKSENEVQNTRNITNIRKFSIFALIIMAFGFYKYFILKTSLDSVGLISFVVIGQLAPAFFGALFWRRGTYKGAVIGLLAGLAICYFGLIIPQYYFSYNQELKGVLREMYNAFDFFSISFLSKIPQIFFWSMLVNTALFTIISVSVKGNYRERNFAELYVDIDKYIQNHENAFIWRGTAYVSDIKNILERFLGKNKTEQALRIFNLKYSIDSQTETADSRFIKFSENLLAGRIGTASAKILIEGVTKEDKISLKEVLNILEESKENITLNKKLTEQSDELQKLSDDLRKANESLIIKDHQKDDFLDSVAHELRTPITAIRSAGEILADDDDIPLDIKREFLNNIITESDRLSEIINDILYLDKLEHGEIALNIQQNNILETYKKSVNPLLHLIQQKNIHLSEVNLLNQFIFEYDEARMIQLFQNILGNALKFTDDQGTIQTKLSEKENQLTIKIFNTGKTIPEEDLEMIFDKFYQSKNQNILKPTGSGLGLAISKKIVQAQGGTIKAENSRLGVTFTITLSEKIKEIKNEVEHN; this is encoded by the coding sequence ATGAGTAGTTTCGCGTTATTTATCATTGTTTTGATCTATCTGGCACTTTTGTTCTTAGTCGCTCATTTGGCGGAGAAGAAAAAAAGCAAAGTCTGGATCAACAATCCTTACATTTACGCATTGTCTTTGGCTGTGTATTGCACGGCCTGGACGTACTACGGAAGCATTGGTGTTGCGGCTACGAGTGGACTTAATTATCTTCCGATTTACATTGGCCCCATCATAGTAATTCCGGCATGGATTTACATTAATACCAGAATTGTAAGGATTTCAAGGGTTAATAAAATCAGTAGTCTGGCAGATTTTATTTCGTTAAGATACGGGAACAGCAGAAGTTTCAGTGCAATTATTACGATCGTATGTCTTTTGGCGATTGTTCCTTACATTGGTTTACAGATTAAGGCGATTTCCGAAACATTTCATTTGGTTACAGAAACGCCAATGTCTAAAAATATTTTGACTGATAATGCCACTTTTGTTGTTGTTTTAATTGCTTTATTTTCATCTTATTATGGAACAAAATATGTAGATGCTTCTGAAAAACGTTTGGGAATTATTTCCGCTATTGCATTGGAAAGTTTTCTAAAATTATTCTTCATCATTATTTTAGGACTTTTCGTTATTTATTATGCTTTTGATGGGTTTTCAGACATTTATGAGAAGGCGAGTAAGTTTGAAGATTTTAAAGCAAAAAATACCTTCAACGGAATTGAAGGTGCGATGAACTGGATGGTTCTTTGTTTGATTTCAGGAACAGCAATTTGCATTCTTCCGAGACAGTTTCACACCTCGATTATTGAAAACAGACAGGAAAAACACATCAAAACTACGATTTGGTTTTTTCCTCTTTACTTATTGATTTTCACCATTTTTATCTTCCCAATCGCTTGGGGTGGAAGGTTAATTTTTGATGGGCAAAACGTTAATCCGGAGTTCTACTCTATTTTAATTCCGCAACATTTTGATAATACTTTAATTACGGTTTTTGTATTTCTTGGAGGCTTAAGTTCTTGTATTTCAATGATTATCATTTCTGCGATTACTTTATCTATTATGCTTTCAAACAATTTAATTATTCCTTACAGCTTATTGGGAAAATTTAAATCAGAAAATGAAGTTCAGAACACCAGAAACATTACCAACATTAGGAAATTCAGTATTTTCGCATTGATTATCATGGCGTTTGGTTTTTATAAATATTTTATTTTAAAAACTTCGCTGGATTCTGTTGGTTTGATTTCATTTGTCGTGATTGGACAATTGGCTCCCGCATTTTTTGGAGCATTATTCTGGAGAAGAGGAACATACAAAGGCGCAGTGATCGGATTGCTGGCAGGATTAGCAATTTGTTATTTCGGATTAATTATTCCACAATATTACTTCTCTTATAATCAAGAATTAAAGGGAGTTTTGAGAGAAATGTATAATGCTTTTGATTTTTTCAGCATCTCTTTTTTGAGTAAAATTCCGCAGATTTTCTTTTGGTCGATGCTCGTGAATACTGCTTTGTTTACCATTATTTCTGTTAGCGTAAAAGGAAATTATCGTGAAAGAAATTTCGCGGAATTATATGTTGATATTGATAAATACATTCAAAACCACGAAAATGCTTTCATTTGGCGCGGAACAGCTTATGTTTCAGACATTAAAAACATTCTTGAAAGGTTTTTAGGTAAAAATAAAACAGAACAGGCCTTAAGAATATTCAATTTAAAATACAGCATTGATTCCCAAACCGAGACTGCCGATTCAAGATTCATTAAATTTTCAGAAAACCTTTTGGCAGGGAGAATTGGAACTGCTTCTGCAAAGATTTTAATTGAAGGCGTAACAAAAGAAGATAAAATATCTTTAAAGGAAGTTTTAAATATTTTAGAGGAATCTAAAGAAAATATTACACTTAATAAAAAGCTAACCGAACAGTCGGATGAACTCCAAAAACTATCGGATGATTTAAGAAAAGCCAATGAAAGCCTAATTATCAAAGATCACCAAAAAGACGATTTCCTAGATTCTGTTGCTCATGAATTAAGAACTCCAATTACCGCGATTCGTTCGGCCGGAGAAATTTTAGCTGATGACGACGATATTCCTTTAGACATCAAAAGAGAATTTTTAAATAATATCATCACAGAATCCGATAGATTAAGCGAAATCATTAACGATATTTTATACTTAGATAAATTGGAACATGGTGAAATTGCCTTAAATATTCAACAAAATAATATTCTTGAAACCTATAAAAAATCTGTAAATCCACTTCTTCATTTAATTCAGCAGAAAAACATTCATTTAAGCGAGGTAAATCTTTTAAATCAATTTATATTTGAATATGATGAAGCGAGGATGATTCAGTTATTTCAGAATATTTTGGGAAATGCTTTAAAATTCACAGACGATCAAGGAACGATACAAACTAAATTATCCGAAAAGGAAAATCAATTAACAATTAAAATCTTCAACACAGGAAAAACAATTCCTGAAGAAGATCTGGAAATGATCTTTGATAAATTTTATCAATCTAAAAATCAAAATATCTTAAAACCAACCGGAAGCGGACTTGGATTGGCGATTTCAAAGAAAATTGTACAAGCCCAAGGCGGAACCATAAAAGCAGAAAACAGCAGACTGGGCGTGACCTTCACCATCACCCTCTCCGAAAAAATAAAAGAGATTAAAAATGAAGTTGAACACAATTAA
- a CDS encoding response regulator transcription factor, producing MKKIIIADDEHKILMSLEYSFKKNGYDVYIARDGTEVLEFLKTMIPDVILLDIMMPNLDGYSTLDNIKQDEKLKDTKVIFLSAKNNPRDIEKGLEMGADAYVTKPYSIKKLMQQIEEMFE from the coding sequence ATGAAAAAGATAATCATTGCAGATGATGAGCACAAAATATTAATGTCACTGGAATACAGTTTCAAGAAAAATGGCTACGACGTTTACATCGCAAGAGACGGAACCGAAGTATTGGAATTTTTAAAAACCATGATTCCCGACGTCATTCTACTCGACATTATGATGCCAAATTTGGACGGATACAGTACGCTAGACAACATTAAACAAGACGAAAAATTAAAAGATACAAAAGTCATTTTTCTGAGCGCAAAAAACAATCCGAGAGATATTGAAAAAGGCTTAGAAATGGGAGCTGATGCCTATGTTACAAAACCTTATTCTATTAAAAAATTGATGCAGCAGATTGAGGAAATGTTTGAATAG
- a CDS encoding AMP-binding protein, with amino-acid sequence MNTESLFKQSIEDKENFWKEQAQEIDWFEFPTQILSKDQNDYAQWYSDGKLNMCYLCIDKHIENGFGEQIAIVYDSPVTNQKIQYTFNQAKEEISKLAGGLASLGLKKGDTAVIYMPMIPQTLFAMLACARIGVIHNVVFGGFAPNELVVRIDDCKPKALITATAGVEIAKRIPYLPLVEKAIELAQDKVENIIVYNRKLVENQHEMFDGLIDYEELVQKSKPVDCISVESTHPLYLLYTSGTTGKPKGITRDTGGYATALKFSMKYIYGIEQGETFWAASDFGWAVGHSFSVYGPLINRNTTIIFEGKPIMTPDAGTFWRIISEYKVSAMFTAPTAIRAIKKEDPNGELVKKYDLSHFKKQFLAGERCDVATLDWFEKHIGVPAIDHWWQTESGWPMLGLMTFDDNYKIKRAAAGKPIPGYDIKIFDENGYELDAHQEGYLIIKLPLPPGSLLGIWNDNERFQNSYLSQYKGYYFSGDGAIKDEDGYIFITGRVDDVINVAGHRLSTSEMEEIVSSHPDVAECAVVGIDDDLKGQIPFATVVLKNGSTISEEEVEKDIVKSVREKIGAVACLKNVMIVKRLPKTRSGKILRKLIRTLLDGKEFQIPSTIDDEKIIEEIQQKIEEYRA; translated from the coding sequence ATGAACACAGAGAGTTTATTTAAACAAAGCATAGAAGACAAAGAGAATTTCTGGAAAGAACAGGCTCAGGAAATCGATTGGTTTGAATTTCCTACCCAAATTCTTTCCAAAGATCAAAATGATTACGCCCAATGGTACTCCGATGGAAAACTGAATATGTGCTATTTGTGTATCGATAAACATATTGAAAACGGCTTCGGAGAGCAAATTGCCATTGTTTACGACTCTCCGGTTACCAATCAAAAAATACAATATACTTTCAATCAAGCGAAAGAAGAAATTTCAAAATTGGCGGGAGGCTTGGCTTCTTTGGGTTTAAAAAAAGGAGACACCGCCGTTATTTACATGCCGATGATTCCGCAGACGCTTTTTGCGATGTTGGCCTGCGCAAGAATTGGAGTCATTCATAATGTGGTTTTTGGAGGTTTTGCACCAAATGAATTGGTTGTGAGAATTGACGATTGCAAACCAAAAGCTTTAATCACAGCAACCGCAGGAGTAGAAATCGCCAAGAGAATTCCTTATTTGCCATTAGTTGAAAAAGCCATTGAACTCGCTCAGGATAAAGTTGAAAATATTATTGTTTACAACAGAAAATTAGTTGAAAATCAACATGAAATGTTTGATGGATTAATTGACTATGAAGAATTAGTTCAAAAATCAAAACCTGTTGATTGTATTTCTGTTGAATCCACTCATCCACTCTATTTGCTATATACCTCAGGAACGACAGGAAAGCCAAAAGGAATTACCCGCGATACAGGAGGTTACGCCACTGCTTTGAAATTTTCAATGAAATATATTTATGGAATTGAGCAAGGAGAAACATTTTGGGCAGCATCCGATTTTGGTTGGGCAGTAGGTCATAGTTTTTCGGTTTATGGACCTTTAATTAACAGAAATACCACCATTATTTTCGAAGGAAAACCCATTATGACTCCCGATGCAGGAACATTTTGGAGAATCATTTCCGAATATAAAGTTTCTGCAATGTTTACAGCTCCAACGGCAATTCGAGCGATTAAAAAAGAAGATCCAAACGGAGAATTGGTCAAAAAATATGATTTAAGCCATTTCAAAAAACAGTTTTTGGCAGGTGAAAGATGTGATGTTGCCACGTTGGATTGGTTTGAAAAACATATCGGAGTGCCCGCAATCGATCATTGGTGGCAGACAGAATCTGGCTGGCCGATGTTAGGTTTAATGACTTTCGATGATAATTATAAAATCAAAAGAGCTGCTGCCGGAAAACCAATTCCGGGGTATGATATTAAGATTTTTGATGAAAATGGATATGAGTTGGATGCTCATCAGGAAGGTTATTTAATTATAAAACTTCCGCTTCCGCCTGGTTCATTATTAGGAATTTGGAATGATAACGAAAGATTCCAAAACAGTTATTTGTCACAATATAAAGGCTATTATTTTTCCGGAGACGGAGCCATAAAAGATGAAGACGGTTATATTTTCATCACAGGAAGAGTGGATGATGTGATCAATGTAGCAGGACACCGACTTTCAACGTCAGAAATGGAGGAAATTGTTTCGTCACATCCCGATGTTGCAGAATGTGCCGTTGTCGGAATTGATGATGATCTGAAAGGTCAGATTCCTTTTGCAACGGTGGTTTTGAAGAATGGTTCAACAATTTCGGAAGAAGAGGTTGAAAAGGATATTGTAAAATCGGTTCGTGAAAAAATTGGAGCCGTTGCCTGTCTTAAAAATGTAATGATTGTCAAACGTTTGCCGAAAACACGTTCAGGAAAAATTTTAAGAAAGCTCATTAGAACATTATTAGACGGTAAGGAATTTCAGATTCCGTCAACGATTGATGATGAAAAAATCATTGAAGAAATTCAGCAAAAAATCGAGGAATATAGGGCTTAA
- the acs gene encoding acetate--CoA ligase encodes MNSNFKNERDMRNYLIEDLPHYFEEYKNSIKNPKKFWDKIADQNFVWYQRWSKVVKYDMNEAKIVWFKNAKLNITKNCIDRHLNERGEKTAIIWEPNDPKEAAQHISYNELYTRVNKTANILRDMGIEKGDRVCIYLPMIPELAVTMLACAKLGAVHSVIFAGFSASAVASRINDCEAKMIITSDGSYRGSKVLDLKSIVDEALEKTPTIENVLVVKRTHNEIKMKEGRDHWIADLYEKASLDFVTVIMDAEDPLFILYTSGSTGKPKGMLHTCAGYMVYTAYTFKNIFNYQENDIYWCTADIGWITGHSYILYGPLCNGATTVIFEGVPTYPEPDRFWEVIEKHKITQFYTAPTAIRSLAKESAEWVDKHDLSSLKVIGSVGEPINDEAWHWFNDHVGRKKCPIVDTWWQTETGGIMISPLPFITPTKPTYATLPLPGVQPVLMDDKRNEITGNQVTGNLCIRFPWPGIARTIWGDHQRYKETYFTAFPGKYFTGDGALRDEVGYYRITGRVDDVIIVSGHNLGTAPIEDSINQHPAVAESAIVGYPHDIKGNALYGYVVLKETGESRQRENLKKEINQLISDQIGPIAKLDKIQFVSGLPKTRSGKIMRRILRKIAEGDFNSFGDISTLLNPEIVEEIKNEKI; translated from the coding sequence ATAAATTCAAATTTCAAAAACGAAAGGGATATGAGAAATTACTTAATAGAAGATCTTCCGCATTATTTTGAAGAGTATAAAAACTCTATTAAAAATCCTAAAAAATTCTGGGACAAAATAGCAGATCAGAACTTCGTATGGTACCAAAGATGGAGCAAGGTTGTGAAGTATGATATGAATGAAGCAAAAATCGTTTGGTTTAAAAATGCAAAATTAAATATCACTAAAAACTGTATCGACAGGCACTTAAATGAAAGAGGCGAAAAAACCGCCATCATCTGGGAACCTAACGATCCGAAAGAAGCAGCACAACATATTTCTTACAACGAATTATACACTCGCGTCAACAAAACAGCCAATATTCTTAGAGATATGGGTATCGAAAAAGGTGACAGAGTCTGCATCTATCTTCCTATGATTCCTGAACTGGCTGTTACAATGTTGGCTTGTGCAAAATTAGGTGCGGTACATTCTGTTATTTTTGCAGGTTTTTCGGCATCTGCAGTGGCGTCTAGAATTAATGATTGTGAAGCTAAAATGATCATTACATCAGACGGAAGTTACAGAGGAAGCAAGGTTTTAGATCTAAAAAGCATTGTGGATGAAGCGTTGGAAAAAACCCCGACCATCGAAAATGTTTTGGTCGTAAAAAGAACTCACAACGAGATCAAAATGAAAGAAGGCAGGGATCATTGGATAGCTGATCTTTATGAAAAAGCCTCTCTGGATTTCGTAACTGTAATTATGGATGCAGAAGATCCGCTTTTCATTCTATACACCTCAGGATCAACAGGAAAGCCAAAAGGAATGCTCCATACTTGCGCCGGATATATGGTTTACACTGCTTATACTTTTAAAAATATTTTTAATTATCAGGAAAATGACATTTATTGGTGTACCGCAGACATCGGCTGGATCACGGGACATTCGTACATTCTTTACGGCCCTCTTTGTAACGGAGCTACCACGGTAATTTTTGAAGGAGTACCAACTTATCCTGAACCAGATCGTTTTTGGGAAGTTATTGAAAAACATAAGATTACACAATTCTATACTGCCCCAACTGCTATTCGTTCATTAGCGAAAGAAAGTGCAGAATGGGTTGACAAACATGATTTGAGTTCATTAAAAGTAATCGGCTCCGTTGGAGAACCAATTAATGATGAGGCTTGGCATTGGTTCAATGATCATGTTGGAAGAAAAAAATGTCCGATTGTAGATACTTGGTGGCAGACAGAAACGGGTGGAATTATGATTTCACCACTTCCGTTCATTACTCCAACAAAACCTACTTATGCTACTCTACCTTTGCCTGGTGTTCAACCTGTTTTGATGGATGATAAGCGTAATGAAATTACAGGAAACCAAGTTACCGGAAACCTATGTATCCGTTTTCCTTGGCCGGGAATTGCCAGAACGATTTGGGGTGATCACCAAAGATATAAAGAAACTTATTTCACTGCTTTTCCGGGAAAATACTTTACAGGTGACGGCGCTTTGAGAGACGAAGTTGGATATTACAGAATTACAGGTCGTGTGGATGATGTTATCATTGTTTCAGGGCACAATTTAGGAACAGCTCCCATTGAAGATAGCATCAATCAACATCCTGCCGTTGCAGAATCTGCGATTGTTGGCTATCCTCACGACATCAAAGGAAATGCTTTGTACGGTTATGTCGTTTTAAAAGAAACAGGAGAAAGCCGTCAGAGAGAAAATCTTAAAAAAGAGATCAATCAATTAATTTCAGATCAGATTGGACCGATTGCTAAGTTGGATAAAATTCAATTCGTTTCAGGACTTCCAAAAACTCGTTCAGGCAAAATCATGCGTAGAATTTTGAGAAAAATTGCGGAAGGTGATTTTAATAGTTTTGGAGATATTTCAACGTTATTAAATCCTGAAATTGTAGAGGAAATTAAGAACGAAAAAATATAA
- a CDS encoding RelA/SpoT family protein: MSYDLEQENKEILARYKDLISNTYRTLDEENNKLIRKAFDIALDAHKDQRRKSGEPYIYHPIAVAKIVATEIGLGATSIACALLHDVIEDSDYTYEDLKKIFGEKIANIVNGLTKISIMNHQNISVQSENYRKLLLTLSEDFRVILIKIADRLHNMRTLESMAPDKQKKIASETVYIYAPMAHRLGLYNIKSELEDLSLKYNNPEVFNEITEKLELAKENRERYIDEFKKEASERLKEEGLNFTIKGRAKAISSIYRKMLKQGVSFEEVFDNYAIRIIYKSDAKNEKFLAWKIYSIVTDVYHSNPSRMRDWITQPRSTGYESLHLTVLGPDKKWIEVQIRSERMDEIAEKGVAAHYKYKEGYKQSSDDKNFERWVTEIRDVLEQQQDLSTSELLDNIKLNLYSKEVFVFTPKGEIKILPTNATALDFAFSVHSDLGMKCLGAKINGKLVPISYVLQNGDQVDILSSQNQKPKFDWLEFVVTSKAKSKIKGYLNSQKNQLVEEGKETLQRKLRHAKINFNDEEINKLQKFFNLKTSQELFLKFQSNELDASSLRKYIESKNVFNNLLSRFRKSPTKNTAYIEPKEQNLDMIVFGKDEEKLNYTYAKCCTVIPGDKIFGFITISEGIKVHSDNCPNAINLRAQYDYRVIPAKWVNAESFQNRVKIEIEGLDRMGMINDITAVISGSMGMDMKSMSIESNNGIFTGNINLEVKNKSQLEETFTKLKDINGVSRVRRLQS; the protein is encoded by the coding sequence ATGAGTTACGACTTAGAACAGGAAAACAAAGAGATTCTTGCAAGATATAAGGATCTGATTTCGAACACCTACAGAACTTTGGATGAGGAAAATAATAAACTCATCCGAAAGGCATTTGATATCGCATTGGATGCCCACAAGGATCAAAGGAGGAAATCCGGCGAACCTTATATCTACCACCCCATTGCCGTTGCGAAAATCGTAGCGACAGAAATTGGTTTGGGAGCAACTTCCATTGCCTGTGCGTTGCTGCATGACGTAATTGAAGATTCAGATTATACTTACGAAGATCTCAAAAAGATATTTGGAGAAAAAATCGCCAATATCGTGAATGGATTAACCAAAATATCCATCATGAATCACCAGAATATCTCCGTACAATCTGAGAATTACAGAAAGCTTTTGCTTACTTTATCTGAAGATTTCAGAGTTATTTTAATTAAAATTGCCGATCGACTTCACAACATGCGAACATTGGAAAGCATGGCACCCGACAAACAGAAGAAAATCGCTTCTGAAACGGTCTATATTTATGCTCCAATGGCGCACCGTTTAGGTTTGTATAATATTAAATCTGAACTTGAAGATCTATCTTTAAAATATAATAATCCCGAAGTTTTTAACGAAATCACGGAAAAATTAGAGCTAGCCAAAGAAAACCGTGAAAGATATATTGATGAATTTAAAAAGGAAGCTTCCGAGAGATTAAAGGAAGAAGGATTAAATTTTACCATAAAAGGCCGTGCAAAAGCAATTTCTTCTATTTACAGAAAAATGCTGAAACAAGGAGTTTCTTTCGAGGAGGTGTTTGATAATTATGCAATTAGAATTATTTATAAATCTGATGCTAAAAACGAAAAATTCTTAGCCTGGAAAATTTATTCTATTGTCACAGATGTTTATCACAGTAATCCATCAAGAATGCGTGACTGGATCACTCAGCCCCGTTCTACAGGTTATGAAAGTTTGCATTTAACTGTTCTTGGTCCAGATAAAAAATGGATCGAAGTTCAAATTCGTTCCGAAAGAATGGACGAAATCGCTGAAAAAGGGGTTGCAGCACATTACAAATATAAAGAAGGCTACAAACAAAGCTCCGACGATAAGAATTTCGAAAGATGGGTAACAGAAATCCGTGATGTTCTTGAGCAGCAGCAGGATCTTTCTACTTCTGAGCTTTTAGATAATATTAAACTTAATTTATATTCAAAAGAGGTTTTCGTGTTCACTCCAAAAGGTGAAATTAAAATCTTACCAACCAATGCAACGGCTTTAGATTTTGCATTTTCAGTTCATTCTGATCTAGGAATGAAATGTTTAGGTGCAAAAATCAATGGTAAATTGGTTCCAATTTCCTATGTTCTTCAAAACGGAGATCAGGTTGACATTCTTTCTTCTCAGAATCAAAAACCAAAATTTGATTGGCTGGAATTTGTTGTTACTTCAAAGGCTAAATCAAAGATCAAAGGTTATCTGAATTCTCAAAAAAATCAATTGGTTGAGGAAGGAAAAGAAACTTTACAGAGAAAACTTCGTCATGCAAAAATCAATTTTAATGATGAAGAGATCAACAAACTTCAAAAATTCTTTAACTTAAAAACTTCTCAGGAATTATTTCTGAAATTCCAGAGTAATGAACTGGATGCAAGTAGTTTAAGAAAATACATTGAAAGTAAGAATGTATTTAATAATTTACTTTCAAGATTCAGAAAATCTCCGACAAAAAATACGGCTTATATAGAGCCAAAAGAGCAGAATCTTGACATGATCGTGTTCGGAAAAGATGAAGAAAAGCTGAATTATACGTATGCAAAATGTTGTACGGTAATTCCGGGAGACAAAATTTTCGGATTTATCACCATTTCGGAAGGTATAAAAGTTCACAGTGACAATTGTCCGAATGCGATCAATCTTAGAGCCCAATACGATTACAGGGTGATTCCTGCGAAGTGGGTAAATGCTGAAAGTTTCCAAAACAGAGTGAAAATTGAGATCGAAGGTCTCGACAGAATGGGAATGATCAACGATATTACTGCTGTCATCAGCGGTTCTATGGGAATGGATATGAAAAGTATGTCTATTGAATCCAACAACGGAATTTTTACAGGAAACATCAATCTTGAGGTTAAAAATAAAAGTCAATTGGAGGAAACATTCACAAAACTAAAAGATATTAACGGAGTTTCACGAGTGAGACGATTACAATCATAA
- the nhaA gene encoding Na+/H+ antiporter NhaA: MNLSVYFKKFFNNSQSSGIILIFCVLVSLLIANSSAGEDFQHFLDNEIGVELFHLKYPVSIWINDGLMAIFFLLVGLEIKREMVEGELSSFKNASLPIFAAIGGMTIPAGIYSIFNAETPYANGWGIPMATDIAFSLAIISMLGSKIPNSIKIFLAALAIVDDLGAILVIAIFYTEQIHWTYLLLSFGVTALLFLLNFLKVTKIYFYIIPGLFLWYFLHHSGIHATIAGVLLAFSIPTNASNVKISPLEKLEHTLYFPVSFLIMPIFALTNTNIAFNNGMLEGLTSTLGLGIIGGLIIGKLIGINLFSLIAIKFKLSSLPQNSSWTQMIGVGFLAGIGFTMSIFIALLSFKGEIEIQDEAKFAILIASFLAAVLGYVILNLGSKKKEVIEN; encoded by the coding sequence ATGAATTTATCTGTATATTTTAAAAAATTTTTCAACAATAGTCAGTCATCAGGAATTATACTTATTTTTTGTGTATTAGTTTCGTTACTAATCGCAAATTCTTCGGCTGGAGAAGATTTTCAGCATTTTTTGGATAATGAAATCGGTGTAGAACTTTTTCATTTAAAATACCCTGTCAGCATTTGGATCAATGATGGTTTAATGGCCATTTTTTTCCTTTTGGTTGGGCTGGAAATAAAAAGAGAAATGGTAGAAGGTGAACTCTCATCTTTTAAAAATGCTTCTCTTCCTATTTTTGCAGCCATCGGTGGAATGACTATTCCGGCAGGAATTTACAGTATTTTCAATGCAGAAACTCCTTATGCAAACGGCTGGGGAATTCCCATGGCAACGGATATTGCTTTTTCATTGGCGATTATTTCAATGTTGGGAAGTAAGATCCCGAATTCTATTAAAATTTTCCTAGCTGCATTAGCGATTGTTGATGACTTGGGAGCTATTTTGGTTATTGCAATTTTTTATACAGAACAGATTCATTGGACGTATTTATTACTGTCTTTTGGAGTAACTGCTTTATTATTTTTATTGAATTTTTTAAAGGTTACAAAGATTTATTTTTACATTATTCCTGGGCTATTTTTGTGGTATTTCCTGCATCATTCGGGAATTCATGCTACGATTGCGGGAGTTTTATTAGCCTTTTCAATTCCGACAAACGCTTCCAATGTAAAAATTTCACCTTTGGAAAAATTAGAACATACATTGTATTTTCCTGTAAGTTTTTTAATCATGCCCATATTTGCATTAACCAATACCAATATTGCTTTTAATAATGGAATGCTCGAAGGTTTAACGAGTACTTTAGGTTTAGGTATAATCGGCGGTTTGATTATAGGAAAATTAATCGGAATTAATTTATTCTCATTAATCGCTATTAAATTTAAACTAAGTTCACTTCCTCAAAACAGCTCGTGGACACAAATGATAGGCGTCGGTTTCTTAGCCGGAATTGGTTTTACGATGTCTATTTTCATCGCACTTCTTTCTTTCAAGGGAGAAATTGAAATTCAGGATGAAGCTAAATTTGCGATTTTAATTGCTTCTTTTTTAGCTGCTGTTTTAGGATATGTAATTTTGAATTTAGGATCAAAAAAAAAGGAGGTTATTGAGAATTAA